Below is a genomic region from Miscanthus floridulus cultivar M001 chromosome 1, ASM1932011v1, whole genome shotgun sequence.
TACTTTGCATTCGTTGCTTTAGTAGTTAAAAAGATGCATGGTCAAGCCATTGGATAATTGAAGCTGTTTATCCAGTATCCTCTTGATCATAATAGCCTAGTGGACTGCTCTGTTCCTGTTATCGGAATTGTATGTTCCTTTCCAAATTGCCTTTTCAAAAGAATCTTCCCGTTTTCAATGAAATAAAGGGATCGCGAGTACCTTGCAATTGCAagactttttttctttttctttttaataacGGAAGACTGGTTATTACTGCATAAGAAGACACCATGAAAATCACGTGCACTTGACTCTACAACTGCAAGTACCAATTTTGAGCTGAAATTAGCTTTGATTTAAGGAGCTAATTTCATGCGTTGAGTAATTAAAATGATGCAAAAGAATAGATAGTTGAGTCCTcgtatttttttatttgtttttactgtttggttagatttttgttttgttttgttatgCTCTCAGCGGTAAAAGAACTTGTTTATTATAATATAGACACAGGCATTTAAACATATTATGTATGTTCCTATCCCTATCAGTACCTTGAAAGATTGAGAGCTTAAGATTTACCAAATCAGCATAGGCATTTCACTGTCAATGATAACATCGCCTACCACTTTATTAAATCGttaaaaaaatctagaaaaacaCGTGTCAAGTCATATACTTGAACCAGACAGGCTTGTTTCACCACAAGAAATCCAGCCAACTAGGCTCCACATACGAAATGTTTCCCTTCTGCTATAGGTAGAACAATTTTGGTGCTTACACATGTTTAGATGTTGTGGTATTAAGATATTGTAGTATTAAGAAACTATAGTTTTAAAACCCACGTACAAGCAAAACTATAGTCTAGAAAAAAAGAGGTCTACTGACTACTGCAAAGTTTATAAAACTAAAAAAAGAACTATAATTTTAGCAATAGTAGTATTTTTAGAACCATAAATTTGTTGCATCTAGACACTTCATAGCAATATAAAACCATGATATTTTCTAAAACTCTAAATATACTTTGCATCTAAATAGGGCCAGGCTGGAATGGTACAGTTATGAGAAGAGCATTGTAAGTATAAATTTGATTTGATATGATCTTACCCAAGTGACTTTTATTTGGTTTGAATAACTCTAGGATTTTCAAATAAGCTCTCTACTTTTGTTTGAGGGTCTACTTTGGTCATATTTGGATTCATAGAACTAACAACTAGTTAACTAATTTTTAGTCCTTAAGTATCCAAATATGCAGACTAATTGTTAGTTCACTAGTTATGGACTAATTATTAGTTTATTAGTTCACTTATAAGAGCTAATATGACTAATTGTTAGTCCTAATCCATTCAAACAGACCTTTGTTGCTCAACTCTAGTTGTACATGAAGACGCACTGTTTACTTGAACCAAATTCTATTTATGTGGGGGCCTAATAGAGATTTTTTTGCCGGTAAATAATATACTATCACAGAATTATATGCTGTTTCAACTATATTAGTTTTTGGTTGCTTTTTTTATTACAGAAATCCCACGTGTCGTGATCACACAGATTGCTTCGTACGGTCGCCATTTCCAACCAAGAAATCCAAagcaaaaataataataataaaacgtATAAATTCACCAGTACTCATGTTCCAGCTCTTGCCTTCCACGACACCAACTTTTCCACCTTTGGCAAAGGTGGACACCTCCTTTTCGCACAAAAGCCCCCGCATTCCTGTCAAATCCCCCTCCGTTCCCCTACCAAGAAACCCCACCTTTGCATGGGCAAGCGCctacctgccgccgccgccgccgcggttcGCTCGTACGCCCGCAGCCTTCGCGTCCCATCCGataccgccgccgccgcatccgCCGGGAGGGCAACCAAGACGCCGGCAGCCCCGCTGGATACGAAgtccgctgctgctgccgccgccgccgccgccagctccGGCCGGGCCGAGGTGCGGAATTTGGCGGCAGCGTGCGGGCTAGAGGCCGACGAGCGGGTGCCTCTCGCGGAGGTGGTGTCGGACTGCACGAGGCGGTGGTTCCAGGACGCGCTCAAGGAGGCGCGCGCCGGCGACATCACCATGCAGGTGCTCGTCGGCCAGATGTACCGCAGCGGATACGGTGTCAACAAGAACGAGCACAAGGTGAGCCATTAAGATTCCGAAGTTGAAGCGGCTGCCTTAGTCAATGCTTTGGTTCTGGTTTATTTGGCCTTCGGAGTAGGCCAATTCGTGAATATTGAATGGTTTCACTTTGGATCAGTTTTGGTTCGGTTAGTTAGAATTCTTAGTTACTGGCGGCTCCAAAACTTCCTCAGTGACTTGTCACAAACTTAGGTAGGTTGTCAGGCTGTCAGCTACTCAACTTGCTCTGCCTATTGTTGCAGTAGCCAGTAGCAACGCTTGCTAGTGGGGAAATGTCATTGTCTGATTGTGTAGTTGTTAAGTGGTGTCCTTAGTCCTTACTGGTAGTTTTGCAAGAAACTATGGCCTTTTATTGCATATAATTGACGTGTGACACTATCATCAGCCAAAAAGGAACAGAAACGAATATCAGAAACAGTGATCTGTAAGACGATCTTAGCATTTCCTATCTAATTGGGGCATTGGCTGACATGAGGAATAGAAGTGGAAGATTCATACCAACATATTTCACTACATTTGTTGACAATAAAACTATAGATTGCATTGTTCAGCTGTACTAGTCATGCTGTTAAGATGCTGAAAGCAGCACCTGcttgtaatttttttttgaagggTACCACTTTCTTGTTATCACATATTCGGTGCTTGACATCTACattctagagctaaaaattgcgaCTGCAACATCTTTGGTTGCCAGGAGCCCAGGACCTTGTGACAAAAATTGAATAATAGGCTGCAAATAGGTGCACATGTAAAGAAATCTTATAAGACTGGATATGAATGCACCAAATCTCTATTGTGCACTGAAGCTGGGAATAGATTTTGCAACAGCACGGAATAGGTTTGGAATCCAATGGGTGGAAGTATGGGGtgttaaaaaaatgaaaaagcaGGAGAGCTCACCTATCTTTGGTTGGCAGGAGAGCTGCAAAAGCAGGCCCAGAGGGGCACTGAGCTCACCTATGTTGGATCCTGTGATCATTCCTGTTGTATTGCAACAAAAGTTTGACTGACCAACAACTTCATTATATAGGCAAGAGTTTGGATGGAGAAAGCATCAAGATATCGGTCTACAGTCTGGAAAGTTAGCAATAAACGTCCAGGTCATATCCCACCTTCATTTCAATGTTTACAGGGTTCCTTGGTGTCTTCGTCATGCCAACAACTGTATAGATGCATGTGGTCTTCTACTATTTGCTAGACCTGACAGGTTCTTGTTTTGCAGGGTACAATGCTAGTGACTCAGACTCAGGCTCAGATGATGCTAAGGAAACATGCAAATAAGAAAATTTGAGATTTTGACATTAATGGGCGGGTAAATTTCATTTACCTCCATGTGCCATTTTCCTGGTAGCTAAGCATCATGAGTTAATTAATTGAAGCATATTTGTTAGTTCATTTTTATGCTATACATTTAGCTGAAAAACATTTTCATTAGACAGTATCATCAAGAAGATATGGTAGCTTGTTAGACCTTTTCCATGCCCCATGCATACTTGTTAGTCATATTTGTGCTGACATTTAATTTTCCTTGTCACAATGATCAAGGTTAAGAGGTTCTACAAAAAAAATCCATAGTTATGATCGGAGTAATCCTATGTAAGCAGAAGTAACAACATTAGAAAGACCAGAACTCTACTGTTCTATTTAACTTCTCTTCTAGCACAGAAAGGCAAAGGTTATATATCGAATTTGATCTTTGTCAAAAGGCCTATGCTTTATCATGCCGTGTAAATTCGCACTTTCTGTTGGTCATTTCTTTGGACCATTTGATATCTGGTTGAGAAGATCCTTTTACTTTGCAGGAGCTGCGCACCTGCACTGCTGCCGTGACTACAAACTGGCGAAACAACACAATCTACCACTTGAAGATTCAGACGCAGTTCTGTCAACGAATCCATCTGTGTCCCCGTTTATTTAGCAGTATCGCTAGCTATTGTTGTATTTTCAGTTTCTTCTTTCACTATGTGAGTTACACATGCTGTATTATTGTTACCTCTATGTCTCAGAGGTTTCCTCGTTTTTCTGgcctttttttgtgtgtgttgatTTTGCTTGTCGTCAGGGAAGTGGTTATCAGAACGGGTTTTCACAGAAGATACAAAGAATAGCAGGATATTCTATGGCATAGCTAGCCACTGTTACATCTGCATTTCGTCATTGGTCTTTGCCCCAATCGTTTAGTGGCTGAGGCCCGGTTTGGCAGAGCTTTCGAAGCTGATTCTATGtaggagctctgccaaacagtTTTTTAGAGAAAAGTGATTCTCTACTGATTCTGTAATGTGATTCTCTGAAATGAAGTAAGAGGTTGGGAGCTAAAAAAAATAGCTTCTCCTGCTTCTGTGAAGTGATTCTTCATCATGATTTTGAGAGTTTATGCTAAACAATCAAATAGAATCACTTTTAGTTTTGAGAGTTTATGCTAAACAATCGAAGAAAATCACTTTCAGCCACAAAATCACTTTTATCAGAGAATCAGATTCCATAGAGAATCAGAATCAAATGGAGCTCTGTCAAATAGGCCCCGAGAATATCGCTCTTTCAAGGAGGCAGGGAGAATGAGGATTCGACTTTCCTGGGGCAGGGAGTATTATAAAGAGATGTTAATCATAGATTATATAAAAAAGCATAGAATAAGTTCTTCTTGGCTCGATGCCCAAGCGGTTAAATCCAGCTGGGCCTAAAAATGTAGGGTTTCGTGAATACGAACCAAATGTTAAAAAATGTAGGGTTTCATGAATATGAACCCAAAACCATTATTTTTTATGGAATAAAAAAATGCCCTCTGAATTTGCATTGGAGCGTATGGGAATTTTGAATTGAGGCATACTATTTTTTTAAGTCAAACTTCACTTATTTTGACCACGTTTATAAAAACACAGACAAATATCTACAGCATCAAATAAGAttcaatatatacatatattttgaATTTGCATTTATTTTGTATTATAGATGTTAATacattttttttataaacttggtcaaGTTAGATAAATTGATTTAGAATAAAACTAAAAACAACTTGCAATTTAAAGTAtggatattttttatataaacttaGGTCCCCAAAGTGCTCACGAAATAATTGATAGCACTCAAAAACTGAAAAACTCCACAAATGACATGATTTGACTGGTTAAGGTTCttataaataaaagaaaatagtTTCCTAAATCAATTCAGTTGAGATGGCCGAGTTGGTCTAAGGCGCCAGATTAAGGTTCTGGTCCGAAAGGGCGTGGGTTCAAATCCCACTCTCAACATTGGTTTTTTTGACATTTGCTCTTTTTATTACCATATATGTACATTTCCTCGTTTTTTTTACCATATCTCAACAGTTTCTTCTTTCAACCATATATGCATCAATTTCTCTTTTTTGTTACCAACAGCAAATAAGCCCGAGCAACAGGGCATACAAATTGTTTGTTCTAATGGTAACATGGTAACTATTTTTGTTAGATTTAATTAGATTTGATGTCCTTAAATAAATAATTTCAAGTCCTAGAATAAATGATAGTACAACAAAGGATTAATCTCGTATGAGAAAGAACTTTAATAGATGGCTATTATGTGTCCTTAAATaaatgttcgcttgaacttatcagcctggcttatcagccatagaactctctttttcttctttgCTTTCACCGAACCAACTACtctctctattttaaattataagatgttttagtttttctagataTAGATATTTaaaatctagaaaagctaaaacggtTTATACTTGGGAACAGGGAGGGAGTACCTCTTCGGTCTAGTTAACTTTCGTAGAGCCAACTACATCTTAAGGTCTAGTTTGGCCTAGTTAGCCTGTGTTAAACTAAGGAATGACATGGatgaatttattttaatttattttttgatTCGGGGTCTATTTGGAACTGCTTCGTTCCATATTTTCTTCGCTCTCAACTCTCGCACCCACACCTGTTGGACCAAAATCCGTGGGGCTCTGACCCAAAACCGCCCTGCTGCCGTCCCTGCGTCGAGCTCGATGATCTTGCCACCCGAGCCAGCCTTTTCGCCAGCGGCTGCCTAATCTCGCCCTCCACTCAAGTCCTGTAACTTGGAGACGGAGAAGACGGCGAGGAGAGGTGAATTTTGAAGAGACAGGTTCCATCTGCATCTGCACCGAATCTCTCTCCGGGATGGTTGATTGTTCCATACTTCCATCCCGCTCGTTTGGAACCGAACAGCCTTGAATCTGGGGCTTGCCCCATCCACCATCCCATCCCACCAACCAAACATATGGTTATAAGATGTAAAATAAAACCATAATTTCCCAGCCGCAAGTCGAACTGCTAAACATGCAAAAATCTCTGTTTTTACAGCCAGAACGCAACAATCTATAAACAGAACTACATTTACGAATAGTCACACATGTCCACGCCTGCACACAGACAACCAGCATTCAACCTCATCTTGAGTTCTTGACTCATCGCTGCCATTTCATATATCCGAGGAGTCGTAATAGGATAACTGTTGTTTGAGTTGTGTGTTTCGAACTACAAAAAAATGCTGTAATAAGCAAACATTCTCGGACCATTTAAGCAGATTACAAACGCCAAGGCTTCTAGCGTGTTGCTGATGAGTCTCACATATAGAGGCCCTCCGGCACGCCTTCTTTCTTCTTGAACATGACCTTTTCTTTGGCCTTCTTGAAGTCTGCATGCCTCACCTAATGCAACGGAAACCAAATAGCAGATCATGAGTGGATATTTTCTGTGACCTTGTATCCAAGTTATAGGCTATTACAAAAGGTTAACTCTGGTGAATTTGCTTATAGGTACAGGTACCAACAAGGTTAGCCAAAGTAGCAGATTTATGGAAAAACATAAGGGGGCATTTGGTGTACAGTACCTTCATCCGCCGCTCTCTCAAAGCAAGCAAGCCAGCTTCAGTACAAATGGCCTTGATGTCGGCACCTGAAAATTCATCTTTTGACATAATAAACTCTTCTAGGTTTACATCATCAGCCAGTGTCATTTTCGATGTGTGTATCTGCTCATCAAAACAAAACCTTGGTAAGAACAAAGCATGCTTTTCTATTAAAAGAGTAGGACTGCGAAGCTTTCGTCACATAGAAGCACCTGGAAGATGCGTCGCCTGGTCTTGACATCAGGTAAAGGGAATTCAATCTTTCTGTCAATTCGACCTGGGCGAAGCAAGGCTGGGTCAAGACTTTCAATGCGATT
It encodes:
- the LOC136500729 gene encoding uncharacterized protein; this encodes MGKRLPAAAAAAVRSYARSLRVPSDTAAAASAGRATKTPAAPLDTKSAAAAAAAAASSGRAEVRNLAAACGLEADERVPLAEVVSDCTRRWFQDALKEARAGDITMQVLVGQMYRSGYGVNKNEHKARVWMEKASRYRSTVWKVSNKRPGYNASDSDSGSDDAKETCK